From Alphaproteobacteria bacterium, a single genomic window includes:
- the ispH gene encoding 4-hydroxy-3-methylbut-2-enyl diphosphate reductase — MVMRVILAQPRGFCAGVERAIEIVERAIRLYGPPVYVRHEIVHNKRVVEDLKAKGAVFVEELNEVPKGAITVFSAHGVSQRVEDTARERSLPVIDATCPLVAKVHKEGQRYAEKDYEVVLIGHEGHPEVEGTMGRIPGKVHLVSTPQDVTTLEVSDPSKLSYVTQTTLSVDDTREVIEALKVRFPKIVGPDVKDICYATQNRQAAVRELAREVDVILVVGAQNSSNSNRLREIGTEMGVPSYLIDDAAALDPAWLKGADAVGITAGASAPEDLVQELIGRLRALDTGIDVEVLDGIQENVQFKLPEELRDVAM, encoded by the coding sequence ATGGTTATGCGGGTTATTCTTGCTCAGCCGAGAGGCTTTTGCGCCGGGGTCGAGCGTGCGATCGAGATCGTCGAACGCGCTATCCGCCTTTACGGACCGCCCGTTTATGTGCGCCACGAAATCGTTCACAACAAACGTGTCGTCGAGGACCTGAAGGCGAAAGGCGCCGTTTTTGTCGAGGAATTGAACGAAGTTCCGAAGGGAGCAATCACGGTCTTCAGCGCCCATGGCGTATCGCAACGGGTCGAGGATACGGCACGTGAGCGAAGCCTGCCGGTAATCGATGCAACATGCCCGTTGGTTGCCAAAGTGCACAAAGAGGGGCAACGCTACGCGGAAAAAGACTACGAAGTCGTCCTGATCGGCCACGAGGGCCATCCCGAAGTCGAAGGAACGATGGGACGGATCCCGGGAAAGGTGCATCTCGTTTCGACGCCGCAAGATGTGACGACGTTGGAGGTATCGGATCCCTCCAAGCTCTCCTACGTTACCCAGACGACATTGAGTGTCGATGACACGCGGGAGGTTATCGAGGCACTCAAAGTTCGCTTCCCGAAAATCGTCGGACCCGATGTCAAGGATATCTGCTATGCCACGCAGAATCGGCAGGCCGCGGTCCGGGAACTCGCGCGCGAGGTCGATGTCATTCTCGTTGTCGGCGCCCAGAACAGCTCGAACTCGAATCGGCTGCGCGAGATCGGTACCGAAATGGGCGTGCCAAGCTATCTCATCGATGACGCGGCGGCGCTCGACCCGGCGTGGTTGAAGGGTGCGGACGCGGTCGGGATAACGGCCGGCGCATCGGCACCAGAGGACTTGGTGCAGGAACTGATAGGACGATTGCGCGCCTTGGACACCGGTATCGATGTCGAGGTGCTCGATGGGATCCAGGAAAACGTCCAGTTCAAACTGCCCGAAGAACTTCGCGACGTAGCGATGTAG
- the shc gene encoding squalene--hopene cyclase — protein MTALAMQSAAAYEAMRRPADDLDSVDRTVAEVRSAFHDIQASDGHWLYELEADATIPSEYVMLEHYLDEIDDALEHKIAVYLRDGQGEHGGWPLFYGGDFNISATVKAYYALKLIGDDIDAPHMRRAREAVLARGGAARANVFTRFALALFDQIPWCGTPVMPVEIMHLPSWFPFHLDKVSYWSRAVIAPLLVLTALKPKARNPRGIHIQELFVTPPAEEKTWNLNPTGAWVGEFFLLLDRALQKVEPHFPKGPRKRAIQKAVDFFAERLNGEDGLGAIYPAMANSVMALDALGYPKDHPDLIIAKKSIKNLLVEFEDRAYCQPCVSPIWDTSLAAHAMLEAGDSGRGDATGRALDWLRDRQILDVVGDWAAQRPDLRPGGWAFQYWNDHYPDVDDSAVVALALHRADPDRYKESIDRAAEWVLGMQSANGGWGAFDADNEHYKLNSIPFADHGALLDPPTSDVTARCLGMLAQLGYTRDHPAVAKAVDFLIREQEEDGSWFGRWGTNYVYGTWSVLCALNAIGEDPNQPYLQKTIAWLRGQQGEDGGWGEDGATYWADRRGDCKESTPSQTAWALMALMAMGEVDSETVKRGVDFLMTAPRQGTKWDEQWYTAVGFPRVFYLRYHGYSAYFPLWALARYRNLRRANDKSVAYGM, from the coding sequence ATGACAGCGTTGGCGATGCAAAGCGCAGCGGCCTATGAAGCAATGCGCCGCCCTGCGGACGATCTGGATTCGGTCGACCGGACTGTCGCCGAGGTTCGATCGGCATTCCATGATATCCAAGCTTCGGATGGACATTGGCTCTATGAGCTTGAGGCGGATGCGACGATTCCATCCGAATACGTCATGCTTGAGCACTATCTCGACGAAATCGACGATGCGCTCGAGCACAAGATTGCGGTCTACCTGCGCGACGGCCAAGGCGAGCACGGCGGGTGGCCCTTGTTCTATGGCGGTGACTTCAATATCAGCGCGACCGTGAAGGCCTACTACGCACTCAAGCTTATCGGCGATGACATCGACGCCCCGCATATGCGGCGGGCCCGGGAAGCCGTGCTGGCACGGGGCGGGGCCGCACGCGCCAATGTCTTCACGCGCTTTGCCCTCGCCCTGTTCGATCAGATCCCGTGGTGCGGCACGCCGGTGATGCCGGTGGAAATCATGCACCTGCCGAGCTGGTTCCCGTTCCACCTCGATAAGGTCTCATATTGGTCACGAGCGGTGATCGCCCCGTTGCTCGTGCTCACCGCGCTCAAACCCAAGGCTCGAAACCCGCGCGGCATTCACATTCAAGAGTTGTTCGTCACGCCGCCCGCAGAGGAGAAGACCTGGAACCTCAATCCGACCGGCGCCTGGGTCGGCGAGTTCTTCCTGCTGCTCGATCGTGCATTGCAGAAAGTCGAGCCGCATTTCCCGAAGGGGCCAAGAAAAAGAGCAATCCAGAAGGCAGTGGATTTCTTCGCCGAACGCCTCAACGGCGAGGATGGCCTCGGCGCCATCTACCCGGCGATGGCCAACAGCGTCATGGCCCTTGATGCCCTCGGCTATCCCAAGGATCACCCAGACCTCATCATTGCGAAGAAATCGATCAAGAATCTGCTCGTTGAATTCGAAGACCGCGCCTATTGCCAACCTTGTGTGTCGCCGATTTGGGACACCTCCCTCGCCGCCCATGCAATGTTGGAGGCGGGCGACAGTGGACGCGGCGACGCCACCGGACGCGCGCTCGATTGGCTCAGAGATCGTCAAATACTGGATGTGGTTGGCGACTGGGCCGCGCAGCGCCCCGATCTGCGACCGGGCGGCTGGGCGTTTCAGTATTGGAATGATCACTACCCTGATGTCGATGACTCGGCTGTGGTGGCGCTCGCGCTGCACCGTGCCGACCCCGATCGCTACAAGGAATCGATCGACCGCGCTGCCGAATGGGTGCTCGGCATGCAGTCTGCAAATGGGGGCTGGGGCGCGTTCGATGCAGATAACGAACACTACAAGCTCAATTCTATTCCGTTTGCCGACCACGGGGCGCTTCTCGATCCGCCGACCTCCGATGTGACGGCACGCTGCTTGGGCATGCTGGCGCAGCTCGGCTATACACGCGACCATCCCGCCGTGGCCAAGGCGGTCGACTTCCTGATACGCGAACAGGAAGAGGATGGATCATGGTTCGGCAGATGGGGCACCAACTACGTTTATGGGACCTGGTCTGTTCTTTGCGCCTTGAACGCGATCGGCGAGGACCCCAACCAGCCCTATCTTCAAAAGACGATCGCCTGGCTGCGCGGCCAACAGGGCGAGGACGGCGGCTGGGGCGAGGACGGCGCCACCTATTGGGCAGATCGGCGAGGGGATTGCAAGGAGAGCACGCCGTCGCAGACCGCCTGGGCGCTGATGGCGCTGATGGCAATGGGTGAAGTCGATAGCGAGACGGTAAAACGCGGCGTCGATTTCCTCATGACGGCACCCCGACAAGGCACCAAGTGGGACGAGCAATGGTACACCGCGGTCGGATTCCCGCGGGTGTTCTATCTCCGCTACCATGGCTACAGCGCGTACTTCCCACTGTGGGCGTTGGCCCGTTATCGCAACCTTCGCCGGGCGAACGATAAGTCGGTCGCCTACGGCATGTAG
- a CDS encoding NAD(P)-binding protein has translation MTRVHIIGAGLAGLAAATRLSRHGHDVTVYEAAGHAGGRCRSYHDDVLGIEIDNGNHLLLSGNHAAMDFLDEVGSRGTLFASERAAFPFVDFADDARWTIRPNRGRLPWWVLSPRMRVPNTTAADYFRALRLRSVDENETVAEVFDPQQPSFRRFWEPLTVAILNARADEAAASLLWPVLKETFGRGEQACRACIARTGLSNSFARPAVSALKSRGRAVHFNARLREVEKTENRLGTLRFSKEDIEVTGGDSVILAVTPSVAASLLPDLTVPVGSRSIANAHFHLEDDALSLNDIPFLGIIGGTAEWLFVRDRVVSVTVSAAEHVIDLDGESLATRLWNDVTRALDLVDMAIPPYRIVKEKRATFAQTPSNIGRRPGPVTALSNVFLAGDWTNTGLPATIEGAIRSGNAAAVAVIAKT, from the coding sequence ATGACCAGGGTCCACATCATTGGTGCCGGTTTGGCCGGACTTGCAGCCGCAACCCGGTTGTCTCGTCACGGCCATGACGTCACGGTCTATGAGGCGGCGGGGCACGCCGGCGGGCGCTGCCGGTCCTACCACGATGACGTACTCGGCATTGAAATCGACAACGGCAACCACCTGCTGCTCAGCGGCAATCATGCCGCGATGGACTTCCTCGACGAGGTCGGTAGTCGCGGGACCCTCTTCGCGAGTGAACGCGCGGCGTTTCCCTTCGTGGACTTCGCCGACGACGCGAGATGGACCATCCGCCCCAACCGGGGCCGCCTTCCATGGTGGGTGTTGTCGCCGCGCATGCGCGTGCCGAATACGACCGCGGCCGATTATTTCCGCGCCTTGCGATTACGAAGTGTCGACGAAAATGAGACCGTTGCCGAGGTTTTCGATCCGCAACAACCCTCATTCCGGCGATTTTGGGAACCGCTGACGGTTGCCATCCTGAACGCGCGCGCGGACGAGGCGGCGGCGTCCCTGCTATGGCCCGTACTTAAGGAGACCTTCGGTCGCGGCGAACAGGCTTGCCGAGCCTGCATCGCTCGAACCGGGCTGTCCAATAGCTTTGCGAGGCCTGCGGTTTCGGCGCTCAAATCTCGCGGACGGGCCGTTCATTTCAATGCCCGCCTCCGCGAGGTCGAGAAAACGGAGAATCGGCTCGGCACTCTGAGGTTTTCGAAAGAAGACATCGAAGTTACCGGCGGCGATAGCGTCATTCTTGCCGTTACACCCTCGGTCGCGGCCTCTCTGCTTCCTGACCTGACTGTGCCGGTCGGGAGCCGCTCCATTGCCAATGCTCATTTTCACCTGGAAGACGACGCGCTGTCGCTCAACGACATTCCCTTCCTCGGCATCATCGGCGGCACCGCTGAATGGCTTTTTGTACGGGATCGCGTTGTCTCTGTCACCGTAAGCGCTGCCGAGCATGTCATTGATTTGGATGGTGAAAGTCTGGCCACGCGCCTTTGGAATGATGTCACCCGCGCGCTCGACCTGGTGGACATGGCAATTCCGCCCTATCGGATCGTCAAGGAAAAGCGCGCAACTTTCGCCCAGACGCCGTCGAACATCGGTCGCCGGCCGGGGCCGGTTACCGCGCTGAGCAACGTGTTTCTCGCCGGCGACTGGACAAATACTGGGTTGCCGGCAACCATCGAGGGCGCCATCCGCAGCGGCAATGCCGCAGCCGTGGCGGTGATCGCAAAAACTTGA
- the hpnH gene encoding adenosyl-hopene transferase HpnH gives MAVPLIQQVRVGAYIVKQHVLGNKRYPLVLMLEPLFRCNLACPGCGKIDYPDAILNRRLSVRECLDAVDECEAPIVSIPGGEPLIHKEIDQIVEGIVARKKFVYLCTNALLLGKKLDLFKPSQYLTFSVHLDGLEEEHDRAVNQKGVFEKAVKAIKAARDRGFRVNVNTTVFDGVTADDIASFFDFANDLGVEGITVSPGYAYERAPDQEHFLSRQKTKTLFRDVFRKGRERDVKWRFSQSSMFLDFLAGNQEYHCTPWGNPTRNVFGWQKPCYLLGEGYVPTFKQLMEETAWDQYGTGNYEKCANCMVHCGYEPTAVNDTIRHSLRALGVALRGVRTEGPMAPEISLEEQRPAEYVFSRHVEKFLDEAHATESEAEAASGTDRSHAA, from the coding sequence GTGGCGGTTCCTTTGATACAGCAAGTTCGTGTCGGCGCTTATATCGTCAAGCAGCATGTTTTGGGAAACAAACGTTATCCCCTCGTGCTCATGCTTGAGCCCTTGTTCCGATGCAATCTGGCTTGTCCTGGATGCGGAAAAATCGACTATCCCGACGCGATCCTCAATCGTCGCTTGAGCGTTCGGGAGTGCCTCGATGCCGTCGACGAGTGCGAAGCCCCGATCGTCTCGATTCCCGGGGGCGAGCCGCTCATTCACAAGGAAATCGACCAGATCGTCGAAGGCATCGTCGCGCGGAAGAAGTTTGTCTATTTGTGCACCAATGCCCTGTTGCTCGGGAAGAAGCTCGACCTGTTCAAGCCGAGCCAATACCTCACATTCTCCGTGCATCTCGACGGTTTGGAGGAAGAGCACGACCGTGCGGTAAACCAGAAGGGCGTGTTCGAGAAGGCGGTCAAGGCGATCAAGGCGGCGCGCGATCGGGGTTTCCGGGTCAACGTCAACACTACCGTATTTGACGGCGTCACCGCCGATGACATCGCCTCGTTTTTCGACTTCGCGAACGATCTCGGTGTGGAGGGCATTACCGTCTCGCCCGGCTATGCCTACGAACGCGCGCCGGATCAGGAGCATTTCCTGTCGCGGCAGAAGACGAAGACTTTGTTCAGGGACGTCTTCCGCAAGGGGCGCGAGCGCGACGTCAAATGGCGGTTTAGTCAGTCGTCGATGTTCCTCGATTTCTTGGCCGGCAATCAAGAATACCATTGCACTCCCTGGGGTAATCCTACTCGCAACGTGTTCGGCTGGCAGAAGCCGTGTTATCTGCTCGGCGAGGGCTATGTGCCTACCTTCAAGCAGCTCATGGAAGAAACGGCGTGGGACCAGTACGGCACGGGTAACTACGAGAAATGTGCAAATTGCATGGTCCATTGCGGCTATGAGCCCACCGCGGTCAATGACACCATTCGTCATTCGCTGAGGGCGCTCGGCGTGGCTCTTCGCGGTGTGCGCACGGAAGGGCCGATGGCACCTGAGATTTCTCTCGAAGAGCAGCGCCCGGCCGAGTACGTATTCTCTCGCCATGTCGAGAAGTTCCTCGATGAGGCTCATGCGACGGAATCGGAAGCCGAGGCGGCGTCGGGGACGGATCGAAGCCACGCAGCATAA
- a CDS encoding glycosyltransferase, whose protein sequence is MPEGLTAIAAFSLLIWLYLALFHGRYWRADQRLPQNPPELDQWPAVAAIIPARDEADVIGETVRSLLNQDYPGKFNVVVVDDRSTDGTAEVAQRAADEMAAPDRFAMIEGASLPQGWSGKLWALDQGVTWASQNLSGVEYFLLTDADIAHDRLALRRLTSKAVLERHDLVSLMVLLHCKNGIERFLIPAFVYFFQQLYPFPEANQRGRKVAAAAGGCMLVRRPALERVGGIQSIRSALIDDCTLAAAIKATGTIWIGLAEDSRSIRPYDGIGEIWDMVARTAYTQLRYSPLYLVGTVFGLIVTYLGPVVTIVLGLMFGAGQAIAFGVIAWAIMIMTYAPTLKLYRLPFIYGLVLPFVALLYTAMTIDSAKRHWEGRGGAWKGRTYTNIEGF, encoded by the coding sequence ATGCCAGAAGGCCTGACGGCGATTGCTGCTTTTTCCTTGCTGATCTGGCTTTATCTGGCGCTTTTTCACGGGCGCTACTGGCGCGCCGATCAACGCTTACCGCAAAACCCACCTGAGCTCGATCAATGGCCGGCGGTGGCCGCAATCATACCGGCACGAGACGAGGCCGATGTCATTGGCGAAACGGTCCGCTCGCTTCTGAACCAGGACTATCCGGGGAAGTTCAATGTCGTTGTCGTCGATGACCGGAGCACCGACGGGACGGCCGAAGTCGCGCAGCGCGCAGCCGACGAAATGGCCGCCCCCGACCGATTTGCCATGATCGAAGGCGCATCTCTTCCGCAAGGTTGGTCGGGCAAATTGTGGGCGCTTGATCAGGGCGTGACCTGGGCATCACAAAACCTGTCCGGCGTCGAATATTTCCTGCTCACGGATGCCGATATCGCCCACGACCGACTGGCCCTTCGCCGCCTGACTTCGAAGGCCGTGCTCGAACGTCATGACCTGGTGTCGTTGATGGTACTTTTGCATTGCAAGAATGGCATTGAGCGATTTTTGATTCCCGCCTTCGTATATTTCTTCCAGCAGTTATACCCGTTTCCCGAGGCCAACCAGCGCGGGCGCAAAGTTGCGGCAGCCGCCGGCGGCTGCATGCTGGTACGCCGACCTGCTTTGGAGCGGGTGGGCGGCATCCAGAGCATTCGCTCGGCGTTGATCGATGATTGCACGCTCGCGGCGGCGATCAAGGCGACCGGTACCATTTGGATTGGATTGGCCGAAGACTCACGCAGCATCCGTCCCTATGACGGCATTGGCGAAATCTGGGACATGGTCGCCCGGACCGCGTATACCCAGCTTCGTTACTCTCCCCTCTATTTGGTTGGGACGGTTTTCGGACTGATCGTCACCTACCTCGGCCCGGTGGTGACGATAGTCCTTGGATTGATGTTCGGCGCCGGTCAAGCTATCGCGTTCGGCGTCATCGCGTGGGCGATCATGATCATGACCTATGCACCGACCCTCAAGCTATATCGGCTGCCGTTTATCTATGGCCTCGTTCTGCCCTTCGTGGCCCTGCTATACACCGCGATGACGATTGATTCTGCGAAGCGCCACTGGGAGGGGCGTGGTGGGGCCTGGAAGGGCCGGACCTACACCAATATCGAAGGTTTTTGA
- the hpnD gene encoding presqualene diphosphate synthase HpnD (HpnD is found regularly in a locus responsible for the biosynthesis of squalene from farnesyl diphosphate, and is now recognized to function as a presqualene diphosphate synthase (EC 2.5.1.103).): protein MISDSTGNRPAGTAPDREALEHVRRITKASGTSFFWAMRLLTERRRDAMFAIYAFCREIDDIADEEAPTADKITRLNAWRDEIDRLYEGQPRFPISRALAGPLSDYNLEKADFLALIEGMEMDATRTVCAPTMAELEYYCDRVACAVGRLSVKAFGATEPEAVDVAFALGQALQLTNILRDPLEDAERDRLYLPSELLLKHGIGSRDPRTVLSHPSLPDVCRDLADVADRRFDEADAALAKCARQPMRPAIVMKEIYHRYLEKLMAGGWRDLSYRGSLSGPEKLWIGLRYGLL from the coding sequence ATGATATCCGACTCCACCGGTAATAGACCCGCCGGCACCGCACCTGATCGAGAGGCGCTAGAGCATGTCCGCCGCATCACCAAGGCGTCGGGGACGTCATTCTTTTGGGCCATGCGATTGCTCACCGAAAGGCGGCGCGATGCCATGTTCGCCATTTACGCGTTCTGCCGGGAGATCGACGATATCGCCGACGAGGAGGCGCCCACGGCCGACAAGATTACCCGGTTGAACGCATGGCGTGATGAGATTGACCGGCTCTACGAGGGCCAACCCAGATTCCCAATCTCACGCGCTCTGGCCGGACCGCTTTCCGACTACAATCTCGAAAAGGCCGATTTTCTGGCATTGATCGAAGGCATGGAAATGGACGCAACCCGAACGGTATGCGCCCCCACCATGGCCGAGTTGGAATATTACTGCGATCGCGTCGCCTGCGCCGTCGGACGGTTGTCGGTTAAGGCCTTTGGCGCGACTGAACCCGAGGCCGTAGACGTTGCATTCGCGCTCGGTCAGGCACTGCAACTTACGAATATCCTAAGAGACCCCCTCGAGGACGCGGAACGGGATCGCCTGTATCTGCCGTCCGAGCTCTTGCTGAAACACGGGATTGGGTCGCGGGACCCGCGTACGGTCCTATCCCACCCTAGTTTGCCCGATGTCTGTCGGGATTTGGCCGACGTCGCCGATCGAAGATTCGACGAGGCCGATGCGGCTTTAGCAAAATGCGCCCGCCAACCCATGCGGCCGGCGATCGTCATGAAGGAGATTTACCATCGTTATCTCGAAAAACTCATGGCCGGCGGCTGGCGAGACCTGAGTTACCGAGGGTCCCTGTCCGGGCCGGAGAAGTTGTGGATTGGATTGCGGTACGGATTGCTTTAG
- a CDS encoding flippase-like domain-containing protein, with translation MESRVLKPSTASLFCKISSKFGFAGFAVKPIGQEYCALQQKGQAKICNETEPPVGDRVSGPPACQCARTRGTAQWARFETAGGGQQLWHLSMLPRSRHPDCHERRILHRFQVIALAIGLAAAVAVIGVYGFSDISAAVFSAGWGIVWLVGYHALPLFADAMGWATLIRQRPAPSFGMLYLIRWISESVNNLMPVAQVGGEFVRARLAQKEGCRGAEAGASVVIDVTMGLFALMAFSLIGVALLVWKIEANDQIFSIVVGVLIFFALILGFYFAQRAGMIGRAGELTARIGGLVGTDRLTNLVGGTRRLDDALHAIYRQRARLASCAALRLASFVIGSGEVWIGLNLLGYPGGIADAVIINAITMAVRSAAFAIPGGLGAQEGGFLIVGTMLGLSPEISLALALLRRVREILFGVPGLAIWWLLENRTYGHAGDSARD, from the coding sequence ATGGAATCACGCGTCCTAAAGCCTTCAACCGCTTCACTTTTCTGCAAAATTTCATCAAAATTCGGTTTCGCCGGGTTTGCCGTCAAACCCATCGGCCAGGAATATTGTGCACTGCAACAAAAAGGTCAAGCGAAGATTTGCAACGAGACGGAACCGCCAGTCGGGGACCGCGTCTCTGGCCCGCCGGCGTGCCAATGCGCCCGCACTCGTGGGACAGCCCAATGGGCCCGGTTCGAAACAGCGGGAGGTGGACAACAATTATGGCACCTGTCTATGCTCCCGCGGTCCCGGCACCCTGATTGCCACGAAAGACGGATTTTGCACCGGTTTCAAGTGATAGCGCTGGCAATCGGCCTTGCAGCGGCGGTTGCCGTAATCGGGGTTTACGGTTTTTCAGACATCTCCGCGGCCGTTTTCTCGGCCGGGTGGGGCATCGTTTGGCTGGTCGGCTACCATGCGCTGCCACTTTTCGCCGACGCGATGGGATGGGCCACGCTGATCCGGCAGCGCCCGGCGCCATCCTTCGGCATGCTGTATCTGATCCGTTGGATTAGCGAATCCGTCAACAATCTCATGCCGGTGGCCCAGGTCGGCGGTGAATTCGTCAGGGCCAGGCTGGCGCAAAAAGAAGGCTGCCGCGGTGCCGAAGCCGGTGCCTCGGTCGTAATCGACGTCACCATGGGACTGTTTGCCCTGATGGCCTTCTCATTAATCGGCGTGGCGCTCTTGGTATGGAAGATCGAGGCTAACGACCAGATTTTCTCGATCGTTGTCGGCGTCTTGATTTTCTTCGCTCTCATTCTTGGATTCTACTTCGCGCAGCGTGCCGGGATGATCGGCCGTGCCGGCGAGCTCACCGCCCGCATCGGAGGTTTGGTCGGGACGGACCGCCTGACAAATTTGGTTGGCGGAACCCGGCGCCTTGATGATGCCTTGCATGCAATCTATCGCCAACGCGCACGCCTCGCCTCATGCGCCGCCCTTCGCCTGGCATCGTTCGTCATTGGCTCCGGTGAGGTATGGATCGGTCTGAATCTCCTTGGCTACCCTGGCGGAATTGCAGACGCTGTCATCATAAACGCCATTACCATGGCAGTGCGAAGCGCGGCCTTCGCTATACCCGGGGGCCTCGGCGCCCAAGAGGGCGGTTTCTTGATCGTCGGTACAATGCTCGGGCTATCGCCAGAAATTTCTTTGGCACTGGCGTTGCTGCGACGAGTTCGGGAGATCTTGTTCGGCGTTCCTGGGCTGGCAATTTGGTGGTTGCTGGAAAACCGTACCTATGGTCACGCCGGCGACAGCGCTAGAGACTGA